In Gossypium hirsutum isolate 1008001.06 chromosome A10, Gossypium_hirsutum_v2.1, whole genome shotgun sequence, the DNA window tttgatatattattattattattatatttactactattaatattattattaacattattattatcatcgtatattttcattatatatgtatatatatatacactctttatatatagtattatttttaatattattatatatttattttttaacatatatatgtatatatttatgtaatattattaacaattgttttttaacattattatttctTAGATGTATATATCAtgtttttaatactatatttttaataccatattatgtatatatttttacatgtatTATGTACATAGTTTCAATAACtatatcatatgtatatattttatgtacatacttttaatattattatgtatttatttttaatatatgtatatatttatgtagtattattaatagtcgTTCTTttcttctaatatgtatatatattatgtaaatattttaatactatattatgtatatatatatttatatatgttatgtacatattttttaaatattatattttttatatattatgatgtatatattttaatatcattagttatatattttttatactatcttatgtaaatatttctaatactatatattgtatatttctaataccattattatttatatatatatacatatttatgtaTTGTATTATAGTTGTTTTTTTTGTACCATTATTgttgctaatatatatatatatatcatgtatatatgatttttttatatattatgtatatatctttaatactatattatttatattttttcttacatattatcttatgtatattttaataactatattatgtatgtatttttaactctatattatgtacatatttttaatactatgtatatactttttactcctattattacgtatatgttttaataaatatatatatatatatttatatatcgttattattagttatttttttatattgttactgttttcaatatatttttaatctagtattatatgttttatatatatatgttccctactatttcatatttgcattattactattattatcatgtttaataccatctgcattattattgttttatactATTATTATCGAATATACAttgttaatgttttatatattatttgcttCGTATacttaactttttattattatttgtctgTTCCGAATTTAGCATATTAGTTCATATCATATTTCAACATCAATATtagttttcttttacttttatttttttatctagaaatattttcattcatgtttttaaattaatttcaacaAGTAAGGTaacgtaccgatttaacattaagtcgtcgATTTCATcactatgttgggtgaatatcaataAGCTCATGTTAAAAACGGAACGTCTTtctcaaaagaaacaaaaaaaacttgaaatttcacGTGTTTTAATtggatcacgattaaatgttaTATTGAACTCGCAATTTTGAAATTCAAGACAACGCATGTttaatgagataccaattttgggcatcgcgggggtgctaatacctttcccatgcgtaaccgactcccgaaccctattttttctctggattttgatgTAGACCTAAGCTCGgtcttctttttgtttaaaaaataattttttttaaaaaaaagaggatttattaggtgtccggtcacacctaggaaaaaggatcggtggcgactcccttttttaataaaatcaaaagtcggttttcaaattttcaataaatcgcctcaattagcgaccgaaagcaAAATTTTTTACGTtgctacaatttttttttcctgAGTCGGTAGTTAGTTAGTGAAACTATTAAATCTATTTAAGAAAAGACTTAATTCATAAATTGGTATCTAAACTATGCAGTTTTTCtcattttgatacttaaatttttttttgtaaaaagtggtacctaaactattCTTTTGTTACCTATTTTACACAAAAatgttatttttgttaaaaattcagCCAAATAATTTGCCACATTAGTAaagcttttaaaaaatattttttaaattcttttattttcttttacattatttctttctctttatttttttccttttcttcttcttttataatgTATGACGATGCCAACAATGCTCGAAATTCACCCTCCTGAGGTCAAGCTGCTATCGATTAATTCTACTTTCGAACTTCATTGTCTGGTTGCTCAACCTGATGAGTTTGGAAAAGTTATATTATCAATTAGAACCAGATATTATCAATTAGAACCGGATCAGAATGGCTAGTTGGGATACCGGTCCAAAGATAGGGGTTGAACCGATTGACCCACAAACCAATACATACTAGTTGAACcgagttaaaaaataataattgaatcaattttctattcttctaattttttaataatttatttgattgaacCAAAAAAACTAAACAAATCAAGAATTAGTGGCTTGACGAGTTCAACCATTGGTCTGATTctaaagaaaaaacaaataaaaataaaaataaaaacaacatatataaaagagaaaataattttttttatcttttttccaCATGTCAATTTTAATtggtaatctttttttttttaaatagacttagCTATTTAACTAACAATTGAACTAACAAAGGTACCAACttggaaaaaaaatagtttaggtatcacttgtaataagaaataaatgtttaggtaccaaaatgaaaAAATGCATAGTTTAGGTATCAATTTATGTGTTCAAATTcttttttaaatagatttaaaGGTTTGACTAACGAATGTACCAACTTGGGAGAAGTAGTTTAAGTACCACttctgataaaaaaaatttagataccaaGATGTGAAAAGAGTATAGTTTATGTACCAATTTGTGAGTTAagtctattaaaaaaattgattgcaAAAAACTTGGTAAGCCAATAAGCCCTTTCAAGTATGAGTAGTGGTAACACCTGACTAATCCTTTTGAGATTTGTGATTGTCCTCTCTTAACAATGTTTTCTTAATGGTTcgaatataaattatttcttttgACTGCAATGTACTTTATCACTGCAtccaataaataaattttattaataaaatgatGCCTATTATAACAATGGTATTACAAAATAAACAACTGATAAGtgcataaattttaattatttgtgatatttttccctttgaattttttcttcaagtgtttgattattttattttcacttattttttGATTTCGCATGTATTAGGTGAAACAATTTGAAACAGAAAAACTAAAAAAGATTATTTATGATAGGTTTTGTGATTTTGACTCATTTAAAAGATCTCTATGTGGTCCTCCTTCagtattttaatcatatttttacctacaaattttttatttaagcctATAATATATCATTTCGATGGGAACTAAAAGATGATCCCCTATTTCAACTCTCAATGCCTAAAAATGTCAGGAAGATGCCCAAAATAGCCTACAAGTTCTTCACAGACTTTTggtaaaaactttaaaaaattgctTTAATTCATTAAGGACAATTTTGTCCTTTCTTCCTTATATTAATTTTACCCTAAATGTAAATAGTTTTAGGATTAGAGTTATACTTACCCACATTCaatattattgtatttttatgttttcttatcaACATGAGTTGCTAAATCTTTTGCTAAGATTTCAAAGTTTTTATTCTTTAAGTTAGTgagatctgatttgtttttattctttctttagtttttggtatttacaatatattttgttttaattataaatatctaAGTTAGGTATCATATTCGATAGCTTAAAATATTTGACTTGtcaattagaatttttaaatccGTTATTGATTAATTATTCTAACACTTGTGACGAATAGCATGATTGAGTATAAGCTACATATGCAGTTCTTGTTATGTGGGTATATGATCTAGTCTGAATGAGCCTCGCTTGTGCGTTTATGTTGGCTAGAATTGGatctttctaatttttaatactattaataaattaaatactaGACGCTTCGTTAtagtattatttattaataagttAAATAATTTCAACGAGATTTCTTTTGGTTATTAAGAAACTAAGGAAAGATTAGTTGTTAACTGCAATGTCAAcaactataaatagtttgttaaAGAATGTTAAATTTTCATTGCATTGATAATCAAACACGTTAATCAAAAGTAAGATATTGTCTTTTACTTTGTTATATTGTTTCCTCTTAAAGTTCTATTTATTATagatagaaattattaaaatatattttattaatcaaaatttatattattttaatataaatctaattttaatatattttatacaacTTAcacctaatttaatttttattctatcatttaatattaatattaatttaagtttaagtgtattttattgtttaatatacttatgaataaataattttttttatactttgttatataaacatattttaataaaatatacttaATGATCGTTTTATACTTTCACTTCATTGTCACCTTCGTGATTGAATTTAAATACATCCCATCATTAATTTTAGTCTCGCTGCTATACTAATTAATTTCATTGTTACTGCTATTTTTAATCTCATCAGGATCAATCTCTAAACTTGTCGAGGAGCCTTAAATGAATATTTCAATGCTTTTCAATACATTTTGTCttagtaaaatgaaaaaaaaaagtgatttagaTGGGATTTATTTAGGGGAAAACCAGGTATTTGTTTAAGCTAAGTCGAAGACCAAAtatctaacaaaaaaaaaatggagctCCACTCATAAAGAAGACGAAGAAGGAGACAAAAATGATGGAagattgtaaaaattttaagctGAAAATCTTTAAACCAATTGGAATTACCACCTCCTGGTAACATTACTAGGAAGGGTGTTCTTAAGATTGCATATGTGTAAtttaacaatgttttttttttaaagaaggatggagtaatttaagaaaacaagtttattaataattttttttattattttgacctTTAGAATATGAAGAGGAATAATAGTTTAAAGTTTCATGTTTTTACTAAATGAAAATCTGATACAGTGTCACATGGCAGCTAGTGACTGGATTACGTGTCaagtgatatttaaatttaatactattaaaaaaaatacgaaattaaaaGTTCAGATACtacattaaacattttaaaaataaatttatcacaataaaatttattaaatttcagaTATAAAATCTACCattatctataaaaaaaaaaagtttatagaGGTACATCTTACCTAACatcaataaaaattcataaaagacGTGATATTAACGTCAAAGAAAACGAAATTTTTGAACACCTAAACATGAGAATAATTTGCTGTCAGGCCTTGATTGAGCAATAGAGGCAGTGAGTTATGCCATGAATTTGAACACCTAAACATCAGAAGAATTTGCTATGGGATCCTTctgaatttagtttaatatagTGCACGAATTTGAATGCAGTTTCATTtacatttcatttgtttttctaCCTCATCTTTGCTTTCAATTTGGTTGGCAATTAATATATGGTTGCATGTCATGATACTCGATAATAATAGCCATAGGACAATTGATGTTGAACGTTGACAATAACTCTTTATTTTCTCTATTGGTCTGCCACAAAATATCTTTAGAGGTAGCTGAGAGATATTCTAGATCCACATTAGAGatcaataatattttaaatattaaaaattataaacattagcCTAGAAAAGAAGTGCTCAAagttctttttttctatttttgcttTGTTTTGATGCTTAAAGAACTTCTACGTCCCTAACATCCTCTTTGTTCTAGTTGTAGTTTGGACCAAGTCAACTAGTCTTCGTAATTTCTAGATGAGACCAAGTTAATTTGGAGCTGCGAGCTTCGAAACTTGTGGGATCAATATCGCCATTTATCTGAAATTGGAATCAGTCAAGTCTGGCGACTGTATATCTTTAGAGAGGTAGCTAAGAGACTTTAATGAAAGAGGTGAAATGTTGAAAGTGGTGACAATGTTTCCCCCTTTGCTTGACTTTGAGTGCGTCAATTAAACACGACTTTAAAATTCGCAATAAGTCAAGCAGGGGACCATGCAAATGGTAGCCACATGACTTCCAACGTtagaaaacttgaaccaattgaCAGGAGATAGAATACGATAATATCAGAGAGAAAAAAACTGCATATATTGCACTCTAGTTCTTGTCGATGAACAAAACACTCTCAAATACAACACAATCTCATCAATTAAGAAAGCAAATGGAAGCATCCAACGTTTTCTTCCTTGTTTACGTTCAAGTTATAGTTCTTCTCTCATGCTTCAACTTGCATTGTTTTAATTTGCTTGGCTTAGTAACAGCAAGCCCTGTAGTTAGAGGAAATGGCACTGATCAACATGCTTTACTCCAATTCAAAACCAAGGTAACTGGTGATCCACTCAAGATTATGGAGTCTTGGAATATTTCTGTTCACTTTTGTCAATGGCATGGTGTTACATGTGGTCGCAAGCATCAGAGAGTCACTAAATTGGACCTGCAATTCCTGAAACTCTCGGGATCTTTATCACCATACATTGGCAATTTGAGCTTTCTCAGGGGGTTAAATCTTGCAGACAATAGCTTCTACAGCCAGATTCCTCAAGAAATTGGTCGTTTAAGAAGGCTGGAAACATTACAACTGACCAATAACTCCATCAGAGGTGAAATTCCTTCTAATTTATCTGCTTGTTCTAAGCTGACACTGGTTGATATGAGAAGTAACCAGCTAGCAGGAGAAATACCGGCTTCGCTAAGTCTCTTATCAAAcctaaaatccttgaattttgcCAACAACAGTTTGAAAGGGAGTATTCCACCTTTGTTTGGGAACTTGTCATCTTTGGAGGAGCTTTCTTTGGCGATTAATGCATTAAGTGGGACTATACCAGAAGCTCTTGGACAACTGACAAATCTTTCATTTTTCTCGATATACGGAAATGCAATTTCTGGTAATTTTCCTATGTCAATATTCAATCTCTCCAAAATTAGAAGATTTGATATTGGTGCAAACAAGATTCAAGGCACTTTTCATTCTGACTTAGGAATCACTATGCCATCTATTGAGTTCTTTTCTGTAGTGGGGAACCAAATCTCAGGACAAATCCCGATTTCAATGTCCAATGCCTCAAATCTGAACGTACTTTTATTTAATGATAACAGACTAAGTGGAAATGTGCCTTCGTTAGAGAAGTTGGATAAGCTAGTTAATCTTGGACTAGGCAAAAACCATTTTGGGCATGGGAAAGAAGGTGACTTGAAGTTTCTTTGCAGTTTAGTCAATGCtaccaaattaaaatttctatataTAGGCACCAGTAATTTTGGAGGGGAATTACCTGAATGCATTAGCAATTTTTCTACCACCCTTTTACATTTAGTAATTGAACAGAACAAAATAATGGGAAGAATCCCGAATGGGATTGGAAATCTCATTAATTTGGAGGTGCTATCGGTATTAGAAAATCAACTATCAGGTCCCATTCCCTTTGAAATTGGGAGGCTTCAGAATCTGAATATATTTTTTGCTTATACTAATTTTCTCTCTGGGACTATTCCTAATTCTATTGgaaatttaacaatgttaatcAAACTTGCTTTAGATGAAAACAATCTTCAAGGAAGCATTCCTATTAGTGTAGGTAATTGCCAAAATTTGCTTTTATTGGACCTTTCTGATAACAATCTTAGTGGATCAATACCCCATGAAGTACTTCGACTCCAATCTTTGTCCATTTGGCTTGACTTATCTTCAAATTATTTGACCGGTGAGCTTCCTGGTGAAGTAGAAAAACTGAAAAATCTAGGCCGATTCTATTGTTCCCAAAATAGGTTATCTGGTTTGCTCCCTAGCAACCTTGGTAGTTGTGTAAGTCTAGAGACGTTGTCCTTGGATGGCAATTTATTTGAAGGGCCCATTCCTTCATCTTGGAGTTCATTGAGAGCTCTTGTGCAATTAGATCTGTCAGATAATAATCTTTCAGGTGGGATTCCAGAATTTTTTGTGACCTTTGGggcattaaaatatttaaatctcTCTTTCAATGATTTTGATGGAGTGATACCAAGTGAAAGAGTCTTTAAAAATGCCAGTGCTATTTTTGTTGAGGGAAACAATAAGCTTTGTGGAGGCATCCCTGAGTTACACTTATCAAGATGCAACTCAAAAACATCATCAACCACTTCtgtgaaattaaaaatttcaatcatTGTTGTGATGTTAGGAGTGGCTTTGGTTTTCACTTGTCTCCTTGTCTTGTGGTTTAGAAAGAAGAAACAGCAGCATCCAAGAAAAATATGTGAAGAAAATTGGCTTTTACAATTATCATACCAAAGCATCCTAAGGGCTACTAACGGATTCTCCACACAAAATTTGG includes these proteins:
- the LOC121207775 gene encoding probable LRR receptor-like serine/threonine-protein kinase At3g47570 isoform X2, which encodes MNKTLSNTTQSHQLRKQMEASNVFFLVYVQVIVLLSCFNLHCFNLLGLVTASPVVRGNGTDQHALLQFKTKVTGDPLKIMESWNISVHFCQWHGVTCGRKHQRVTKLDLQFLKLSGSLSPYIGNLSFLRGLNLADNSFYSQIPQEIGRLRRLETLQLTNNSIRGEIPSNLSACSKLTLVDMRSNQLAGEIPASLSLLSNLKSLNFANNSLKGSIPPLFGNLSSLEELSLAINALSGTIPEALGQLTNLSFFSIYGNAISGNFPMSIFNLSKIRRFDIGANKIQGTFHSDLGITMPSIEFFSVVGNQISGQIPISMSNASNLNVLLFNDNRLSGNVPSLEKLDKLVNLGLGKNHFGHGKEGDLKFLCSLVNATKLKFLYIGTSNFGGELPECISNFSTTLLHLVIEQNKIMGRIPNGIGNLINLEVLSVLENQLSGPIPFEIGRLQNLNIFFAYTNFLSGTIPNSIGNLTMLIKLALDENNLQGSIPISVGNCQNLLLLDLSDNNLSGSIPHEVLRLQSLSIWLDLSSNYLTGELPGEVEKLKNLGRFYCSQNRLSGLLPSNLGSCVSLETLSLDGNLFEGPIPSSWSSLRALVQLDLSDNNLSGGIPEFFVTFGALKYLNLSFNDFDGVIPSERVFKNASAIFVEGNNKLCGGIPELHLSRCNSKTSSTTSVKLKISIIVVMLGVALVFTCLLVLWFRKKKQQHPRKICEENWLLQLSYQSILRATNGFSTQNLVGAGSFGSVYKGILEESGEVIAVKVFHLLHSGASRSFLAECEALKNIRHRNLVKVLSAISGIDHKGNDFKALAYEFMENGSLEDWLYPSTSMNEPKTIRNLNFFQRVNVAIDVAHALEYLHHYCGTSIIHCDLKPSNILLDEEMVGHISDFGLAKILSGDELNYSANESGSLGLRGTIGYAPPEYGMGSELSTNGDVYSYGILLLEMLTGKRPTNERFKEGLSLHNFVKAALPSRVVEIIDPILLQESVRGGTVADITLNENNLGNDEYLQCLNSIFKIGLTCSAESPSDRMDMSDVVTKLCSIRDKLLRPTRLRRGIKTAYDAKPTVAGI
- the LOC121207775 gene encoding probable LRR receptor-like serine/threonine-protein kinase At3g47570 isoform X1, which encodes MNKTLSNTTQSHQLRKQMEASNVFFLVYVQVIVLLSCFNLHCFNLLGLVTASPVVRGNGTDQHALLQFKTKVTGDPLKIMESWNISVHFCQWHGVTCGRKHQRVTKLDLQFLKLSGSLSPYIGNLSFLRGLNLADNSFYSQIPQEIGRLRRLETLQLTNNSIRGEIPSNLSACSKLTLVDMRSNQLAGEIPASLSLLSNLKSLNFANNSLKGSIPPLFGNLSSLEELSLAINALSGTIPEALGQLTNLSFFSIYGNAISGNFPMSIFNLSKIRRFDIGANKIQGTFHSDLGITMPSIEFFSVVGNQISGQIPISMSNASNLNVLLFNDNRLSGNVPSLEKLDKLVNLGLGKNHFGHGKEGDLKFLCSLVNATKLKFLYIGTSNFGGELPECISNFSTTLLHLVIEQNKIMGRIPNGIGNLINLEVLSVLENQLSGPIPFEIGRLQNLNIFFAYTNFLSGTIPNSIGNLTMLIKLALDENNLQGSIPISVGNCQNLLLLDLSDNNLSGSIPHEVLRLQSLSIWLDLSSNYLTGELPGEVEKLKNLGRFYCSQNRLSGLLPSNLGSCVSLETLSLDGNLFEGPIPSSWSSLRALVQLDLSDNNLSGGIPEFFVTFGALKYLNLSFNDFDGVIPSERVFKNASAIFVEGNNKLCGGIPELHLSRCNSKTSSTTSVKLKISIIVVMLGVALVFTCLLVLWFRKKKQQHPRKICEENWLLQLSYQSILRATNGFSTQNLVGAGSFGSVYKGILEESGEVIAVKVFHLLHSGASRSFLAECEALKNIRHRNLVKVLSAISGIDHKGNDFKALAYEFMENGSLEDWLYPSTSMNEPKTIRNLNFFQRVNVAIDVAHALEYLHHYCGTSIIHCDLKPSNILLDEEMVGHISDFGLAKILSGDELNYSANESGSLGLRGTIGYAPPEYGMGSELSTNGDVYSYGILLLEMLTGKRPTNERFKEGLSLHNFVKAALPSRVVEIIDPILLQESVRGGTVADITLNENNLGNDEYLQCLNSIFKIGLTCSAESPSDRMDMSDVVTKLCSIRDKLLRPTRLRRGIKTAYDAKPTGNNVFLS
- the LOC121207775 gene encoding probable LRR receptor-like serine/threonine-protein kinase At3g47570 isoform X3, translating into MNKTLSNTTQSHQLRKQMEASNVFFLVYVQVIVLLSCFNLHCFNLLGLVTASPVVRGNGTDQHALLQFKTKVTGDPLKIMESWNISVHFCQWHGVTCGRKHQRVTKLDLQFLKLSGSLSPYIGNLSFLRGLNLADNSFYSQIPQEIGRLRRLETLQLTNNSIRGEIPSNLSACSKLTLVDMRSNQLAGEIPASLSLLSNLKSLNFANNSLKGSIPPLFGNLSSLEELSLAINALSGTIPEALGQLTNLSFFSIYGNAISGNFPMSIFNLSKIRRFDIGANKIQGTFHSDLGITMPSIEFFSVVGNQISGQIPISMSNASNLNVLLFNDNRLSGNVPSLEKLDKLVNLGLGKNHFGHGKEGDLKFLCSLVNATKLKFLYIGTSNFGGELPECISNFSTTLLHLVIEQNKIMGRIPNGIGNLINLEVLSVLENQLSGPIPFEIGRLQNLNIFFAYTNFLSGTIPNSIGNLTMLIKLALDENNLQGSIPISVGNCQNLLLLDLSDNNLSGSIPHEVLRLQSLSIWLDLSSNYLTGELPGEVEKLKNLGRFYCSQNRLSGLLPSNLGSCVSLETLSLDGNLFEGPIPSSWSSLRALVQLDLSDNNLSGGIPEFFVTFGALKYLNLSFNDFDGVIPSERVFKNASAIFVEGNNKLCGGIPELHLSRCNSKTSSTTSVKLKISIIVVMLGVALVFTCLLVLWFRKKKQQHPRKICEENWLLQLSYQSILRATNGFSTQNLVGAGSFGSVYKGILEESGEVIAVKVFHLLHSGASRSFLAECEALKNIRHRNLVKVLSAISGIDHKGNDFKALAYEFMENGSLEDWLYPSTSMNEPKTIRNLNFFQRVNVAIDVAHALEYLHHYCGTSIIHCDLKPSNILLDEEMVGHISDFGLAKILSGDELNYSANESGSLGLRGTIGYAPPEYGMGSELSTNGDVYSYGILLLEMLTGKRPTNERFKEGLSLHNFVKAALPSRVVEIIDPILLQESVRGGTVADITLNENNLGNDEYLQCLNSIFKIGLTCSAESPSDRMDMSDVVTKLCSIRDKLLRPTRLRRGIKTAYDAKPTGI